One genomic window of Solanum dulcamara chromosome 10, daSolDulc1.2, whole genome shotgun sequence includes the following:
- the LOC129870406 gene encoding uncharacterized protein LOC129870406 — MTMGPERSKPLHNFTLPYGLKWGNQRHLRCSKVESNGQSSSIHRRSNGSESSIGRKKETEMVDRRGSNDRFTRKFRSPGKEDDGEGIGAVREKLMFDLLTEADKMKETIFKEGMEKQPKKSPLPSPSPAPALETATTLTGAVSVAADLSRPWNLRTRRAACKEPNGVVTTGAGTVAGGNGGGSKGGSKIDTSRTNAPAAGASSVGEKRQKVRFSVPLSRREIDEDFMAMIGHRPPRRPKKRAKLVQRNLDTLFPGLWLTEITADLYKVPEDQ, encoded by the exons ATGACGATGGGACCAGAAAGATCGAAACCTCTACACAATTTTACCTTACCTTATGGGTTGAAGTGGGGAAACCAGAGGCATTTGAGGTGCTCTAAGGTTGAATCGAATGGACAAAGCTCTTCTATTCATCGGAGGTCAAATGGGTCTGAGTCATCGATCGGACGGAAGAAGGAGACGGAAATGGTGGACCGACGTGGATCAAACGATCGGTTTACCCGGAAATTCAGGTCGCCGGGAAAAGAGGATGATGGTGAGGGAATCGGAGCTGTGAGAGAGAAGCTGATGTTTGATCTCCTAACAGAAGCTGATAAGATGAAAGAAACAATCTTCAAAGAAGGTATGGAGAAGCAACCAAAGAAGTCGCCGTTGCCGTCGCCGTCGCCGGCGCCGGCGCTGGAGACAGCGACAACTTTGACAGGAGCTGTATCTGTTGCCGCTGATTTATCTCGTCCATGGAACTTGAGGACTCGCCGAGCGGCTTGTAAGGAGCCTAATGGAGTCGTCACCACCGGCGCCGGTACTGTTGCCGGAGGAAATGGTGGTGGATCGAAAGGAGGATCGAAGATTGATACTAGCAGAACAAATGCTCCAGCTGCCGGAGCTTCTTCAGTCGGCGAGAAGAGACAGAAGGTGAGATTTTCCGTTCCCCTTTCGCGTAGAGAAATCGATGAAGATTTCATGGCGATGATCGGACATAGACCCCCTCGTCGACCCAAGAAACGAGCTAAATTGGTTCAAAGAAATTTAGAT ACGCTATTTCCAGGATTGTGGTTGACGGAAATTACTGCTGATTTATACAAAGTGCCTGAGGATCAATAG